The candidate division TA06 bacterium genome has a window encoding:
- a CDS encoding PorV/PorQ family protein, translating to MKRAIFSILLVLVACSLPADEIYEGAGLSGMVFLKIGVGPRASGLAGAYSAVADNSMAVFWNPAGLAGLKGTDMGFAHNQYVEGMRYDVASLAMGTRIGTFGLGMGALYADDLELREKPGEPEGLFRYYDYVLSLSYARKMSSESDVGFTAKALQERIYIYSASGFAFDFGVAFRPTELRGLTLTGTLLNLGPKVKFREEGFKLPLTTRVGAAYRVPRQFIDGRWLLSFEGSKPIDAYYVYSGGVEYTYKNALAIRGGYKYGHDTESLSFGAGFTFAQMRLNYSYTPWSYDFGAEHWISVGVSLD from the coding sequence ATGAAGCGTGCCATATTTTCCATCCTTCTCGTTCTGGTTGCATGTTCTCTTCCAGCAGACGAGATTTACGAGGGAGCAGGGTTGAGCGGTATGGTCTTTTTGAAGATTGGAGTCGGGCCACGCGCCAGCGGACTGGCCGGTGCATACAGCGCAGTGGCAGACAACAGTATGGCCGTTTTCTGGAACCCTGCTGGCCTGGCGGGCTTGAAGGGAACCGACATGGGTTTCGCGCACAACCAATACGTGGAAGGGATGAGATATGACGTTGCGTCCCTGGCCATGGGTACAAGAATTGGCACTTTTGGCTTGGGAATGGGGGCTCTTTATGCAGACGATCTTGAGCTCCGCGAAAAGCCCGGAGAGCCCGAGGGTCTATTCAGATATTACGACTATGTTCTGAGTCTCTCCTACGCTCGAAAGATGAGCTCTGAATCGGATGTAGGCTTCACTGCAAAAGCGCTCCAGGAGAGAATCTATATATACAGCGCAAGCGGGTTTGCGTTCGACTTTGGAGTTGCTTTCAGGCCAACGGAGCTGAGAGGCCTGACTCTCACCGGGACTCTTTTGAATCTGGGGCCGAAGGTGAAGTTTCGCGAGGAGGGCTTCAAGCTCCCTTTGACCACAAGGGTGGGTGCAGCCTACAGGGTGCCCAGGCAGTTCATTGATGGTAGATGGCTCTTATCTTTCGAAGGGTCAAAACCGATAGACGCATATTATGTGTACAGCGGCGGAGTAGAATACACATACAAAAATGCTCTTGCAATAAGAGGCGGCTACAAGTATGGTCACGATACGGAAAGTCTCTCTTTTGGAGCTGGATTTACGTTTGCGCAGATGCGCCTGAATTATTCCTATACGCCCTGGAGTTATGACTTTGGGGCGGAACACTGGATATCCGTCGGAGTAAGCCTGGACTGA
- a CDS encoding metal ABC transporter permease: MVIDALSMGFMQRAFAAGILIAVLCGVFSTFVVLKRLSFIGVGISHSAFGGVSLGYFLGINPTLSAVIFSAGVALLIGFINRRGKLHEDTAIGIFFALTMALGIFFIGISKKYNVDLFGYLFGNILAITKADLVLVLVSAPILLIILAAVFKELLFLSFDEEVASVSGIPVGPIYYLFLFSMAITIVLAIKVVGIILVSALLVLPAATARQLTDNYRALVVYSVLLGIVSTVAGLFLSYYLNLSSGATIVLFAGLLFFLSFLYSSFKRKR; the protein is encoded by the coding sequence ATGGTGATTGACGCTCTCAGCATGGGCTTTATGCAGAGGGCATTCGCTGCGGGAATACTCATCGCCGTATTGTGCGGTGTTTTCTCCACATTCGTGGTACTGAAGAGGCTTTCTTTTATTGGAGTGGGGATTTCCCACTCCGCATTCGGCGGGGTCTCGCTGGGCTACTTTCTTGGAATTAACCCCACACTCTCCGCAGTGATCTTTTCAGCAGGGGTCGCACTCCTCATAGGATTCATAAATAGACGCGGCAAACTGCATGAGGACACTGCCATAGGCATCTTCTTTGCACTAACAATGGCCCTCGGGATATTCTTCATTGGGATCTCAAAGAAGTACAACGTAGATCTATTCGGCTATCTGTTTGGCAACATACTGGCTATAACGAAGGCCGACCTGGTTTTGGTCTTGGTCTCTGCACCTATCTTACTCATCATACTTGCCGCTGTGTTCAAAGAACTCCTCTTTCTTTCTTTCGACGAAGAAGTTGCCTCGGTAAGTGGCATCCCGGTCGGCCCAATCTATTATCTATTCCTTTTCTCCATGGCGATTACCATTGTTCTTGCAATAAAAGTCGTGGGGATAATACTCGTGTCCGCTCTTCTTGTGCTGCCGGCTGCCACTGCACGACAGCTGACCGACAACTATAGAGCCCTGGTGGTCTATTCGGTTCTTCTGGGAATAGTATCCACAGTCGCGGGCTTGTTTCTTTCCTATTATCTGAACCTCTCTTCCGGAGCCACAATCGTCCTTTTTGCCGGTCTCCTTTTCTTCCTCTCTTTTCTCTATTCCTCCTTCAAGAGAAAGCGCTAG
- a CDS encoding T9SS type A sorting domain-containing protein, with the protein MSKETFYLYVQGIDFVVTPFRFIGNYQPDARVYFFPIFYGSGWITSWTWTYDVGIPYTANEMHLKQVVAKGWVKTEITGGQYWPCLVIRDNYTFSDNFGTNDLRWLYEWVVAGRFAGGNGIAAALSPNGASKDFIVVDKMLRMKSLNVPGWDLTCPVFDSTTVWTDTSFAGPYPVSSIITDPGGIGGDSLFYMVDSGSFTGVGHDSLWGDKYYFTIPEVASSCTISYYLWAEDSFSVVNSIDIWTTDPEAAPENNLITFVVTLTAVEEKWTRRVEQEALRVFPNPFSSSVRIDAGVAWDGGPARINIFDQAGRLVRTFNLAESPENSRGTTVHLSWTGTDELNRSVPSGMYFVTLEQPSSPITTHATKLVKIR; encoded by the coding sequence ATGTCGAAAGAAACATTCTACCTGTATGTGCAGGGGATAGATTTCGTGGTCACACCATTCAGATTCATCGGCAACTATCAGCCGGACGCCCGGGTTTACTTCTTCCCTATTTTCTATGGTAGCGGATGGATAACCTCCTGGACCTGGACGTATGACGTTGGTATCCCATACACCGCAAATGAGATGCACCTGAAACAGGTTGTGGCCAAGGGATGGGTGAAGACGGAAATAACAGGCGGCCAGTACTGGCCTTGCCTGGTCATCAGAGACAATTATACTTTCAGTGACAACTTCGGGACCAACGACCTAAGGTGGCTCTATGAATGGGTCGTTGCTGGAAGATTTGCCGGAGGAAACGGTATAGCGGCTGCCTTGAGTCCAAACGGTGCGAGCAAGGACTTTATTGTTGTGGACAAGATGCTGCGCATGAAATCACTGAATGTTCCGGGCTGGGACCTCACCTGTCCCGTGTTCGACAGCACGACCGTGTGGACTGATACGTCCTTTGCGGGGCCGTACCCGGTCTCAAGTATCATAACCGATCCAGGTGGAATAGGTGGCGACTCGTTATTCTACATGGTGGACTCTGGAAGCTTCACAGGAGTTGGTCACGACAGCCTCTGGGGAGACAAGTACTACTTCACCATCCCGGAGGTCGCGAGCTCGTGCACCATCTCCTACTATCTGTGGGCAGAGGATTCGTTCAGTGTGGTCAATAGTATCGATATATGGACCACAGATCCGGAAGCCGCGCCCGAGAATAATCTGATCACGTTTGTTGTTACATTGACAGCAGTTGAAGAGAAATGGACCAGGCGCGTCGAGCAGGAAGCTCTTCGGGTTTTTCCGAATCCATTCTCGTCATCGGTGCGTATCGATGCCGGCGTCGCCTGGGACGGTGGTCCTGCACGGATAAATATATTTGATCAGGCGGGTCGCCTCGTACGCACATTCAACCTGGCTGAGTCCCCGGAGAATAGCCGGGGAACAACAGTTCACCTTTCCTGGACCGGTACCGATGAACTTAATCGATCAGTGCCATCCGGGATGTATTTCGTCACGCTTGAGCAGCCATCCAGCCCGATTACCACTCACGCCACCAAGCTGGTCAAGATTCGATAG
- a CDS encoding metal ABC transporter ATP-binding protein — MIDVAIDIRNLSVTLNGTVVLKGVNLMIPKGTFLGLIGPNGGGKTTLLKCILGLIKPVKGKVTVLGHPPAHVKPKGAIGYVPQNPIADLDFPVSVYDVVMMGRYSMIGPFRKASATDREIVMRVLKQVGMSDLKARPIGHLSGGQQQRVFIARALSSEPKILLLDEPLTGVDTRAQNEFYQLLGALKRDLSLTLVLVSHDIGVIPYYTEEIACVNQRIHLHGKPEEVLTHESLREAYGCEVELLVHGRIPHRVVGEHGD; from the coding sequence ATGATTGATGTTGCTATTGACATACGAAATCTCTCGGTGACATTGAATGGTACTGTCGTCCTCAAAGGCGTAAACCTCATGATTCCCAAAGGAACGTTCCTGGGTTTAATAGGCCCAAATGGCGGGGGCAAGACCACACTTCTCAAGTGTATTCTTGGGCTCATCAAACCTGTCAAAGGAAAAGTGACCGTACTCGGTCACCCCCCAGCTCACGTCAAGCCAAAGGGCGCAATCGGATATGTCCCTCAAAATCCGATTGCAGACCTTGACTTCCCGGTTTCCGTCTACGATGTTGTAATGATGGGCCGATACTCAATGATAGGCCCGTTCCGAAAGGCATCTGCCACAGACAGAGAAATCGTGATGAGGGTCCTGAAGCAGGTTGGAATGTCTGACCTGAAGGCTCGGCCCATAGGCCATCTGTCCGGGGGACAACAGCAACGAGTCTTCATTGCCAGAGCGCTCTCCTCAGAGCCCAAGATTCTCCTCTTGGATGAGCCGTTGACAGGGGTTGACACCAGAGCGCAAAATGAATTCTATCAGTTACTTGGTGCACTAAAAAGGGACCTGAGTCTGACCCTCGTTCTTGTTTCGCACGACATTGGAGTGATTCCCTACTACACAGAGGAAATCGCCTGCGTAAATCAAAGGATACACCTGCACGGCAAACCTGAAGAGGTTCTTACCCACGAATCTTTACGCGAGGCATACGGCTGCGAGGTTGAGCTCCTGGTGCACGGTAGGATTCCGCATCGCGTAGTAGGAGAACATGGTGATTGA
- a CDS encoding zinc ABC transporter substrate-binding protein, translated as MTRGAYPATLSLDMKISFAAIVLALLALLTGCSTPAPEARIQVAASIFPLADITRNVGKEMADVYVLIPPGASPHTFEPSPREFKKFVNVRVFVTVGAGFEFWAEKLIKAAASESLLVVRTSQGVQMIPDVAHAHRETRLSSVGRQEGNPHIWLDPTIAKKITHQIAVALAEVDSGHAHFYMKNANEYMSLIDSLHAEVKKAVSNFGIKEYVAFHPAWSYFARTYGLNEVGIIEESPGRQPTPKQLKRIVEDIGKFEIKAVFSEPQLSAKAAMAIAEEANVRVLMLDPLGGEGIPGRDSYLNLMRYNLNVMRQAME; from the coding sequence TTGACGCGGGGTGCGTATCCTGCTACGCTTTCCCTGGATATGAAGATATCATTCGCAGCAATTGTGCTTGCGCTTCTAGCCTTGCTCACCGGCTGCAGCACACCTGCACCCGAAGCACGGATACAGGTTGCAGCCAGCATCTTCCCTCTCGCTGACATAACCAGAAATGTGGGCAAGGAGATGGCAGACGTGTATGTTCTGATTCCTCCTGGCGCCAGTCCTCACACCTTTGAACCTTCTCCCAGGGAGTTCAAGAAGTTCGTCAATGTCCGGGTCTTCGTCACTGTGGGTGCTGGCTTCGAGTTCTGGGCGGAAAAGCTAATAAAAGCTGCTGCCTCAGAATCATTGCTGGTAGTAAGGACGTCCCAGGGAGTTCAAATGATTCCAGATGTTGCTCATGCACACCGGGAGACCAGACTCTCTTCTGTCGGCAGACAAGAAGGCAACCCGCATATCTGGTTGGATCCCACCATTGCCAAGAAGATAACCCATCAGATTGCGGTTGCTCTCGCAGAGGTTGATTCTGGCCACGCTCACTTCTATATGAAAAACGCAAACGAGTATATGTCCCTGATCGATTCTCTCCATGCAGAGGTAAAGAAGGCAGTCAGCAATTTCGGTATAAAAGAGTATGTTGCTTTTCATCCTGCCTGGTCATACTTCGCGAGGACTTATGGCCTCAACGAGGTAGGCATCATAGAGGAGTCCCCTGGCCGACAGCCAACACCAAAACAGTTGAAACGTATCGTTGAAGATATCGGCAAATTCGAAATAAAGGCTGTATTCTCTGAACCCCAATTGAGCGCAAAGGCTGCCATGGCGATTGCTGAGGAGGCAAACGTCAGAGTCCTCATGCTGGACCCTCTGGGGGGAGAAGGCATCCCCGGCCGAGACTCCTATCTTAATTTGATGAGATACAACCTGAATGTGATGAGACAGGCGATGGAATGA